The following proteins come from a genomic window of Hymenobacter canadensis:
- a CDS encoding AAA family ATPase, whose product MKILRVRFFNLNSLRGEHTVDFSQTPLSDAGLFAITGPTGAGKTTILDAITLALYGQVPRHEATGPEHVMSHGTGESWAEVEFEVNGQHYRSKWGQYRARKRPEGNLQPPSMELSERKMADDGTETWPLLEEMKRQVPVRVAELSGLEYKQFLRSVLLAQGDFTRFLKAPAGERAQLLEKITDTKKYSDISRAAFERAKQETQQVEQLRAGLAGVTLLSAEEVAFLEDEVQEFARQLATATAAQEQLREARQWHLRLQELHRNVLATQQRQHQLNGQAETLAPLRQRLALHQQAAPFATDYALLRQLEAQLGRLRQETQQLQTQLPQLEQRRATAEATRTTAHLAYDQATSTRQQQEPRLREAEQLDLLMAEARQRLDKGKQEYQQRNTLWKEQNREAAQSAEQTQVQARQAQELREWLLRRAVLSGAAEALAPLSGYLQDWQHIQAEIAELQQATGKCQQQLTAATATETSNTQLLQEARAQLAATTTQQAAAAALRHDWHQQITHHVARLHHENTALETSLHDLRRLMQAHQLILTHEEARRHLTPHEPCPLCGALEHPYAAGVLGVSEASVLRDQAREQELTQQMVALKGRLNRLVSIGGLLETELAPPAETPVIRLLTEAEEATVPATVRGLVQEIRTLEQQQQQALLTQTKAETDQQHARQQQQQLRQELERLTARLQDSQEQAPKIKELISSLLLSFGLKFSGENGPELVRSLESAGTEFRSKQQEVDKLERELDLNKGRAEAATQRRDELQQWLTARLAELTAEHEAIQQQQQQRHALLPDADLAAVRQRLEQAVRTTETQRQQAEQQFQQQETAATVAAARLQQLTHDTAQQQQAHSASTTALTQALQAAGLAPDPATLPALLLPETEAATLQAQLSRHEQEVALAARTLLETEQQLQQEEARALTTEPLDALNHHLETSSQQLATLNQQLGQRQERLGSHRSGQERHATLAAQLETQQQEARRWRQLAELIGSADGKKFSEFAQGLTLARLVDLANRHLHRFSDRYRILRNPDQHLDLLIQDEYQAGAVRTMNSLSGGESFLVSLALALGLSELAGRKTQIDTLFIDEGFGTLDPDTLDIALSALEMLQGTGKTIGIISHVEALQERVSTQISVRKGAGGISSLQVLGFNGAL is encoded by the coding sequence ATGAAAATTCTCCGCGTCCGTTTCTTCAACCTCAACTCCCTGCGCGGCGAGCATACCGTGGATTTCAGCCAGACGCCCCTCTCGGACGCGGGCCTGTTTGCCATTACCGGGCCCACCGGCGCGGGCAAAACCACTATTCTGGACGCCATTACGCTGGCCCTCTACGGGCAGGTGCCGCGCCACGAGGCCACCGGCCCCGAGCACGTGATGAGCCACGGCACCGGCGAGAGCTGGGCCGAGGTGGAATTTGAGGTGAACGGCCAGCACTACCGCTCCAAATGGGGGCAGTACCGGGCCCGCAAGCGGCCCGAAGGCAATCTGCAGCCCCCCAGCATGGAGCTGAGCGAGCGAAAAATGGCCGACGACGGCACCGAAACCTGGCCGCTGCTGGAGGAAATGAAGCGGCAGGTGCCCGTGCGGGTAGCCGAACTGAGCGGCCTGGAATACAAGCAGTTTCTGCGCTCGGTGCTGCTGGCCCAGGGCGACTTCACCCGCTTTCTGAAGGCCCCGGCCGGCGAGCGGGCCCAGTTGCTGGAGAAAATCACGGACACCAAAAAGTACTCCGACATCTCGCGGGCGGCCTTTGAGCGCGCCAAGCAGGAAACCCAGCAAGTAGAGCAGCTGCGCGCCGGGCTGGCTGGCGTCACGCTGCTGTCGGCAGAGGAAGTGGCGTTTCTGGAAGACGAGGTGCAGGAGTTTGCGCGCCAGCTGGCCACCGCCACCGCCGCCCAGGAGCAGCTACGTGAAGCCCGGCAGTGGCACCTGCGGCTGCAGGAGCTGCACCGCAACGTGCTGGCCACCCAGCAGCGCCAGCACCAGCTAAACGGGCAGGCCGAAACGTTGGCCCCACTGCGCCAGCGCCTGGCTTTGCACCAGCAGGCCGCGCCCTTCGCCACCGACTACGCCCTGCTGCGCCAGCTGGAAGCCCAACTCGGCCGCCTGCGCCAGGAAACCCAGCAGCTCCAGACGCAGCTGCCGCAGCTGGAGCAGCGCCGCGCCACCGCCGAAGCCACCCGCACTACCGCCCACCTCGCCTACGACCAAGCCACCAGCACCCGGCAGCAGCAGGAGCCACGACTGCGCGAAGCCGAGCAGCTGGATTTGCTGATGGCGGAAGCCCGGCAGCGCCTCGACAAAGGCAAGCAGGAATATCAGCAGCGCAACACGCTGTGGAAAGAGCAGAACCGGGAAGCGGCACAGTCGGCCGAGCAGACGCAGGTGCAGGCCCGGCAGGCCCAGGAGCTGCGCGAGTGGCTGCTCCGCCGGGCGGTGCTGAGCGGAGCCGCCGAAGCACTGGCGCCGCTCAGTGGCTACCTCCAGGATTGGCAGCATATTCAGGCAGAAATAGCCGAGCTGCAGCAGGCAACCGGCAAATGTCAGCAGCAGCTGACGGCCGCCACCGCCACTGAAACCAGCAATACCCAGCTGCTGCAGGAAGCCCGGGCGCAGCTTGCCGCTACCACCACCCAGCAGGCCGCCGCCGCCGCCCTGCGCCACGACTGGCACCAGCAGATTACGCACCACGTAGCCCGGCTTCACCACGAAAACACAGCGCTAGAAACCAGCCTCCACGACCTGCGCCGGCTGATGCAGGCGCACCAGCTCATTCTCACGCACGAGGAGGCCCGCCGCCACCTCACGCCCCATGAGCCGTGCCCGTTGTGTGGTGCGCTGGAGCATCCGTATGCCGCCGGCGTATTGGGTGTCAGCGAGGCCTCGGTGCTGCGCGACCAGGCGCGGGAGCAGGAGCTGACCCAGCAAATGGTGGCGCTGAAAGGCCGCCTCAACCGCCTCGTCAGTATTGGGGGGCTGCTGGAAACTGAGCTTGCGCCACCGGCCGAAACACCGGTTATCCGGTTGCTAACCGAAGCGGAAGAAGCCACGGTGCCCGCTACGGTGCGCGGCCTGGTGCAGGAAATCCGCACCCTGGAGCAGCAGCAGCAGCAGGCGCTGCTCACCCAGACCAAAGCTGAAACCGACCAGCAGCACGCCCGGCAGCAGCAGCAGCAGCTCCGCCAGGAGCTGGAGCGCCTGACGGCCCGGCTGCAGGATTCGCAGGAGCAAGCCCCGAAAATCAAGGAGCTCATTTCCAGCCTCCTGCTTTCATTCGGCTTGAAATTTTCGGGTGAAAATGGCCCCGAGTTGGTGCGCAGTCTGGAAAGTGCGGGCACTGAATTTCGAAGCAAGCAGCAGGAAGTGGATAAGCTTGAGCGGGAACTGGACCTGAACAAAGGGCGCGCCGAAGCCGCCACCCAGCGCCGCGATGAGCTGCAGCAGTGGCTGACGGCCCGGCTGGCAGAACTGACCGCTGAGCACGAAGCCATCCAGCAGCAGCAGCAGCAGCGCCACGCCCTGCTACCCGATGCCGACCTGGCCGCCGTGCGCCAGCGCCTGGAGCAGGCCGTGCGCACCACTGAAACCCAGCGCCAGCAGGCCGAGCAGCAGTTTCAGCAGCAGGAAACGGCCGCCACGGTGGCGGCGGCCCGCCTGCAGCAGCTCACCCACGACACCGCCCAGCAGCAGCAGGCGCACTCCGCCAGCACAACGGCCCTCACGCAGGCCCTGCAGGCCGCCGGCCTCGCCCCCGACCCGGCCACCCTGCCCGCCCTGCTCCTGCCCGAAACCGAGGCGGCCACCCTGCAGGCGCAGCTCAGCCGCCACGAGCAGGAAGTAGCACTGGCCGCCCGCACCCTGCTGGAAACCGAGCAGCAGCTGCAGCAGGAAGAAGCCCGCGCCCTCACCACCGAGCCGCTAGACGCCTTGAACCACCACCTGGAAACCAGCAGCCAGCAGCTGGCCACCCTCAACCAGCAGCTGGGCCAACGCCAGGAGCGCCTCGGCAGCCACCGCTCCGGCCAGGAGCGCCACGCCACACTGGCCGCCCAACTGGAAACCCAGCAGCAGGAAGCACGCCGCTGGCGGCAGCTGGCCGAGCTGATCGGCTCGGCCGACGGCAAAAAATTCAGCGAATTCGCCCAGGGCCTCACCCTGGCCCGCCTCGTGGATCTGGCCAACCGCCACCTGCACCGCTTCTCCGACCGCTACCGCATCCTGCGCAACCCCGACCAGCACCTCGACCTGCTCATCCAGGACGAGTATCAAGCTGGCGCGGTGCGCACCATGAACTCGCTGTCGGGCGGGGAAAGCTTTTTGGTAAGTCTGGCCCTGGCGCTGGGCCTCTCGGAGCTGGCGGGCCGCAAAACCCAGATCGACACGCTGTTCATAGACGAAGGTTTCGGCACGCTCGACCCCGACACGCTGGACATTGCGCTTTCGGCGCTGGAAATGCTGCAGGGCACCGGCAAAACCATCGGCATCATCTCGCACGTGGAGGCCCTGCAGGAGCGCGTCAGCACCCAGATCAGCGTGCGGAAAGGGGCCGGCGGCATCAGCTCCCTGCAGGTGCTAGGGTTCAACGGGGCATTGTAG
- a CDS encoding nuclear transport factor 2 family protein has translation MNRLPLAILLLMLTGACAPVRPVSAVAKPAYSPVSPELYATIARQDSLMFAAFNRHDLAQLQTYFAEDLEFYHDKGGLANFQQSMEGFRRLFEQNKTTGLNRQLVPGTLEVYPINGYGAVETYQHRFCHVENGKDDCGTFKNMMVWRLKEGRWQVTRVVSYDH, from the coding sequence ATGAACCGTCTGCCGCTTGCCATTCTGCTTTTGATGCTCACCGGGGCCTGTGCGCCGGTGCGCCCCGTTTCGGCCGTCGCCAAGCCGGCGTATTCGCCGGTTTCGCCAGAGCTTTACGCCACCATTGCCCGGCAGGACAGCCTCATGTTCGCGGCGTTCAACCGCCACGACCTCGCGCAGCTACAAACCTACTTCGCCGAAGACCTGGAGTTCTACCACGACAAAGGCGGCCTGGCTAATTTCCAGCAATCCATGGAGGGCTTCCGGCGCCTGTTCGAGCAAAACAAAACCACCGGCCTGAACCGCCAGCTGGTGCCCGGTACCCTGGAAGTGTATCCCATCAATGGCTATGGCGCGGTAGAAACCTACCAGCACCGGTTCTGCCACGTCGAAAACGGCAAGGACGACTGCGGCACGTTCAAGAATATGATGGTGTGGCGCCTGAAAGAGGGGCGGTGGCAGGTGACGCGGGTAGTGAGCTACGACCACTAA
- the sbcD gene encoding exonuclease subunit SbcD, with translation MRVLHTADWHLGQRFIQGHERTDEHRHFLDWLVTTIREQQVEVLVIAGDIFDTGSPSNQALELYYSFLLNIRGTGCRDIVVVGGNHDSPATLNAPARLLRHLRVHVVGCVPDCFEDQVLVLDDAAGQPGLVVCAVPFLRDRDVRLSVPGETAEEREARIKQGIADHYARLAEVEKVWQLKDLGLPVLATGHLYAAGAAPSDSERTIHVGNLGQVTADHFPTVFDYVALGHLHRPQRVGGREHIRYSGSPIPLSFSELDHPKEVLLLDFVGGKLAALQPLPVPGARRLVRFHGTLEEVTQGLTTYDNAGYLLPAWADVQIHSELTQLEVADALLQVIQTLDRQQLEVLARRHLRLIKLRALGTDDAEADEPLTPSLHDFTEREVFGQRLAAEPEASRAELLRTFDELLESM, from the coding sequence ATGCGCGTACTACACACCGCCGACTGGCACCTGGGCCAGCGCTTCATCCAGGGCCACGAGCGCACCGACGAGCACCGCCACTTCCTGGACTGGCTGGTGACCACCATCCGGGAGCAGCAGGTGGAAGTGCTGGTGATTGCCGGCGACATTTTCGACACCGGCTCGCCTTCCAACCAGGCCCTGGAGCTATACTATTCCTTCCTGCTCAACATTCGCGGCACCGGCTGCCGCGACATTGTGGTGGTGGGCGGCAACCACGATTCGCCGGCCACCCTCAATGCGCCGGCCCGGCTGCTGCGCCACCTGCGCGTGCACGTGGTGGGCTGCGTGCCCGACTGCTTCGAGGACCAGGTGCTGGTGCTGGATGATGCCGCCGGCCAGCCCGGCCTGGTGGTGTGCGCCGTGCCCTTCCTGCGCGACCGGGACGTGCGCCTCTCGGTGCCCGGCGAAACGGCCGAGGAGCGCGAAGCCCGCATCAAGCAGGGCATTGCCGACCACTACGCCCGCCTCGCCGAAGTGGAGAAAGTGTGGCAGCTCAAAGACCTGGGCCTGCCCGTGCTGGCTACCGGCCACCTCTACGCCGCCGGCGCCGCCCCCTCCGACTCCGAGCGCACCATCCACGTCGGCAACCTGGGCCAGGTGACGGCCGACCACTTCCCCACCGTGTTCGACTACGTGGCGCTGGGCCATTTGCACCGGCCGCAGCGGGTGGGCGGCCGGGAGCACATCCGCTACTCGGGCTCCCCTATTCCGCTGTCGTTTTCCGAGCTTGATCATCCTAAGGAAGTGCTGCTGCTCGATTTTGTCGGCGGCAAGCTAGCCGCTCTGCAGCCCCTGCCGGTGCCCGGCGCGCGGCGGCTGGTGCGCTTCCACGGCACGCTGGAGGAAGTCACGCAGGGCCTTACCACCTACGACAACGCCGGCTACCTGCTCCCGGCCTGGGCCGACGTGCAGATCCACTCCGAGCTCACCCAGCTGGAAGTGGCCGACGCCCTGCTCCAGGTGATTCAGACCCTGGACCGCCAGCAGCTGGAGGTGCTGGCCCGCCGCCACCTGCGCCTGATCAAGCTCCGCGCCCTCGGCACCGACGACGCCGAAGCCGACGAACCCCTCACCCCCAGCCTCCACGACTTCACGGAGCGCGAGGTGTTCGGCCAGCGCCTCGCCGCCGAGCCCGAAGCCAGCCGCGCCGAGCTACTGCGCACGTTTGATGAGCTGCTGGAGAGTATGTGA
- a CDS encoding MBL fold metallo-hydrolase: MSPLPSSTGSVQIQQFYDKGLAHASYAIRSGRQVAIIDPARDPQPYYDFADEHDAQIVAVIETHPHADFVSSHLEISQETGATIYVSKLVNATYPHEAFDDGDRITLGNMELHALNTPGHSPDSISVLLMDELAQTRAVFTGDTLFVGDVGRPDLRESDLVGGHSREALAAQLYHSTREKLMTLPATTKVYPAHGPGSLCGKTTSTDLDSTIGKEVKTNYALQPMSEAEFIKVLLEDQPFMPKYFGHDVVLNRLGALPFEDSIRAVPRLFPDAELEAGVLLIDTRPAAEFRAGHLPGAINLMDGGKFETWLGSIIGPQESFYLLADSQIALDTVIRKTAKIGYEGNVRGAILTPRELPATSPAVDVEQVRQQPQGFTIVDIRNRAEAQQPVFDNALVIPLPELRERAHEIPTNKPVLVHCAGGYRSAAGVSIVQAALPGVAVYDLGEAVTSFQTQAVH, translated from the coding sequence ATGAGTCCTCTGCCCAGTAGTACCGGCTCGGTACAAATTCAGCAGTTCTACGACAAAGGCCTGGCCCACGCCAGCTACGCCATCCGCAGCGGCCGCCAGGTAGCCATCATCGACCCGGCACGCGACCCGCAGCCATACTACGATTTCGCCGACGAGCACGACGCCCAGATCGTGGCCGTTATTGAAACCCACCCCCACGCCGACTTCGTGAGCAGCCACCTGGAAATCTCCCAGGAAACCGGCGCCACCATCTATGTGAGCAAGCTGGTAAATGCTACCTATCCGCACGAAGCCTTCGACGATGGCGACCGGATTACGCTGGGCAACATGGAGCTACACGCCCTCAACACCCCCGGCCACTCCCCCGATTCCATCAGCGTGCTGCTAATGGACGAGCTGGCCCAGACCCGCGCCGTGTTCACCGGCGACACCCTGTTTGTGGGCGACGTAGGCCGCCCCGACCTGCGCGAGTCCGACCTGGTAGGCGGCCACAGCCGCGAGGCCCTGGCGGCCCAGCTCTACCATAGCACCCGCGAGAAGCTCATGACCCTGCCCGCCACCACCAAAGTGTACCCGGCGCACGGCCCCGGCTCGCTGTGCGGCAAAACCACCAGCACAGACCTCGACAGCACTATCGGTAAGGAGGTAAAAACCAACTACGCCCTGCAGCCCATGTCGGAGGCCGAGTTCATCAAGGTGCTGCTCGAAGACCAGCCTTTCATGCCCAAATACTTCGGGCACGACGTAGTGCTTAATCGTCTGGGTGCTTTGCCGTTCGAGGACAGCATCCGGGCCGTGCCGCGCCTGTTTCCGGACGCCGAGCTGGAGGCCGGCGTATTGCTGATTGACACCCGGCCTGCCGCCGAGTTCCGGGCCGGCCACCTGCCCGGCGCCATCAACCTGATGGACGGTGGCAAGTTTGAAACCTGGCTAGGCTCCATCATCGGGCCGCAGGAATCGTTCTATCTGCTGGCCGACTCGCAGATTGCCCTCGACACCGTGATCCGCAAAACCGCCAAAATCGGCTACGAAGGCAACGTGCGCGGCGCCATTCTTACACCGCGTGAGCTACCGGCTACTTCACCGGCCGTGGACGTGGAGCAGGTTCGGCAGCAGCCCCAGGGCTTCACCATCGTGGATATCCGCAACCGCGCCGAGGCCCAGCAGCCGGTCTTCGACAATGCCCTGGTGATTCCGCTGCCCGAGCTGCGCGAGCGGGCCCACGAAATCCCGACCAATAAGCCCGTGCTGGTACATTGTGCCGGCGGCTACCGCTCGGCGGCCGGCGTCAGCATCGTGCAGGCGGCTCTGCCGGGCGTGGCGGTGTATGATCTGGGGGAAGCCGTTACGTCGTTTCAGACTCAGGCAGTTCATTAG